GCCTGCGCCACGCAGCCAAAACAGAACGTGACCGTGGAAAACCAGAGCGAATGCCCCGTGCAGTTGACCAACGGACAAAACCTGATCGTGATGCTGCCGAGCAACCCGACCACGGGCTATCGCTGGGCAATTCAGGATTCCGCCGGCGGCGTGCTACATGCACTCAGCCCTGAGGTTTACAGCAGTCCGAAAGATTCCGGCATGGTCGGCGCGGGCGGTTTTTCCACCTGGCGCTTCCAGGCCTTTGCCACCGGCAACGGCCGCTTGCGCCTGACCTCGCAGCAGCCCTGGGAACCGGAAGTTGAACCGGCAGAAACCTTCGACTGCGCCATTTCGGTGAACTGATCGTGGGCTGGCTGATTCTGGCGCTGATGGGCGCGGTGACGTTTCTCTACGGTGTGAGCACGCATGCGGCGCTGCTCTGCCTGCTGGTCAAACCGTTACCGGTGCTGGCGCTGCTCGGCTGGCTGCACGATGCGCCACCCAGCGACTATCGACGCTGGATCAGTCTGGGGCTGATTTTCTCTGTGCTCGGTGACGTGTTGCTGGCGTGGCCGGGGGATTTGTTTGTGTTTGGTCTGGGTGCGTTTCTGGTTGCGCACCTGGCGTACCTCAAGGCTTACCTCAGCGATTGCAAGCGTTTGGCGCTCTTGCCGCTGGTGCTCGCGCTCGGCGTCGGCGCGGTGCTGCTGGGGATTTTGATTTCCAGTGGCCTCGGGCCGTTGCTAGTGCCAGTGGTCGTCTATGGCACCGCGATCAGCGCCATGCTCTGGCGCGCCCTCGCCCGCCTCGGCACCGATGTGCCCAAGCGTTCGGCGCTGCTGGCGGCGGCGGGTGCGCTGGCGTTCGTGTTCTCCGACAGTGTGATCGGCATTGATCGCTTTGTGGCGCCGTTTCATGCTGCGCCGTACGTGATCATCCTCAGTTACTGGCTGGGCCAGTGGGGGATTGCCGCTTCGGCGTTTTCCGTGAAACACCGCTAATTTTGTAGTGAGGGGATTCATCCCCGATGGGCTGCGCAGCGGCCCTGAAACCGGTCAATCAGGTATGTCAGACAGACCGCGGGCACAGATCTTGGGGCTGCTTCGCAGCCCATCGGGGATAAATCCCCTCGCCACGTCGGACAACCCAAGCATCCCGACGCCACTTTGGCTAAAATGCCGGCCTTTTCATCAACACCGCCGGAACCGCCGTGAGCAAAGAACCCGATCGCATTTTCGCCCAGCCGATGGCCCAGGTGCCTGACTTCGCCTTCAACGAGGACGTGGTGCGGGTGTTCCCGGACATGATCAAGCGCTCGGTGCCGGGTTACCCGACCATCGTCGAAAACCTCGGCGTACTCGCGGCGCAATTCGCTCAACCGAACAGCGTGCTTTACGACCTCGGCGCTTCGCTCGGCGCCGTGACTCAAGCCTTGCGCCGTCACGTGCGCACCGACGGTTGCCGGGTGATCGCGGTGGATAACTCGGCGGCGATGATCGAACGCTGCCGCGAGTACCTCAACGGTCAGGATTCGATGTTCCAGGAGCTGCTCCCGGTCGAGGTAATCGAAGGCGATATCCTCGCCCTCGAGTTCAAACCGGCCTCGGTGGTGGCACTGAACTTCACCCTGCAATTCATCGCCCCGGAGCAGCGCACCGCGTTGCTCTCGCGTATTCGCCAGTCGCTGCTGCCCGGCGGCGCGCTGATTCTCTCGGAGAAGCTGCGCTTCAACGATGCCGAAGAACACGCGCTGCTCACCGATCTGCACGTCGCGTTCAAACGCGCCAACGGCTACAGCGAACTGGAAATCGCCCAGAAGCGCAGCGCCATCGAAAACGTCATGAAGCCCGACAGCCTCGAAGAACACCGCGAACGCCTGCTGGCCGCCGGGTTCTCGAAAGTCGTGCCGTGGTTCCAGTGTCTTAACTTTGCCTCGTTGATTGCCTTGCCATGATTGATCTGTCCCCCCTCGCCCGCCGTCTGGCCGGCACCCCGCTGGCCGACTGGGCCAACACCCTGCAAGGGCAACTCGACAAGAAAATGGAGAAAGGTCACGGCGATCTGGAGCGCTGGCAGAGTGCGCTGGACGCGTTGCCGAAACTTGAGCCGACTGAAGTCGATCTGCTCAACGGCCTGAAACTGGACACCGACTGCGACGACGAAACCCGCGCGCAGATGCGCACCGCGCTGATGGGCCTGTCGCCGTGGCGCAAGGGGCCGTTCGACCTGTTCGGCGTGCACGTCGACACCGAATGGCGCTCGGACTGGAAGTGGTCGCGGGTCGCCCCGCATCTGGATCTGAAGGGCAAACGCATCCTCGATGTCGGTTGCGGCAACGGCTACTACATGTGGCGCATGCTCGGCGCCGGTGCCGACAGCGTGATCGGCGTCGATCCGAACTGGCTGTTCTTCTGCCAGTTCCAGGCCGTGCAGCGTTATCTGTCCGAGCCGAATGCCTGGCACCTGCCGTTCCCGTTCGAAGACCTGCCGCCGAACCTTGAAGGCTTCGACACAGTGTTTTCGATGGGTGTGTTCTACCACCGACGTTCGCCGATCGAGCATTTGCTGGCGCTGAAGGATTGCCTGGTCAAGGGCGGCGAGCTGGTGCTGGAAACGCTGGTGGTTGAAGGCGACAAGCATCAAGTGCTGGTGCCGGAAGATCGCTACGCGCAGATGCGCAACGTGTGGTTCCTGCCGTCGGTACCGGCGCTGGAATTGTGGCTGCGTCGGGCAGGTTTCACCGATATTCGTTGTGTCGACGTCAGCACCACCACCGTTGAAGAACAACGCGGTACCGAGTGGATGAAGTATCAATCGTTGAGCGACTTCCTTGATCCCGAGGATCACAGCAAGACCATCGAAGGGCTGCCGGCGCCGATGCGCGCGGTGATTGTGGCCCGTAAGTAACCCTCTCAAACACCGCATAACCTTGTAGGAGTGAGCCTGCTCGCGATAGCGGTCTGACAGTCAAAGCAATGTTGAATGTCAGACCGCTATCGCGAGCAGGCTCACTCCTACAGTTGGGGGTTGTGTTTATTCAGATGGTTTTGCGCGACGGGCTCTGAAGAATTCGGTCAGCACTGCTCCACATTCTTCGGCCAGCACCCCACCCTCATACAACACCCGGTGATTCAAAAAGCCCTGGGTAAAGAACTGTCCCTGACTCTGCACAACCCCGGCCTTCGGCTCCAGCGCGCCATACACCACCCGGGCAATGCGTGAATGCACGATCAGCCCGGCGCACATGCTGCACGGTTCCAGCGTCACGTACAGCGTGCTGCCGGGCAGGCGATAGTTGCTGACAGCTTGCGCAGCAGCGCGGATCGCGACCATTTCCGCGTGGGCACTCGGGTCGCTGGTGGTGATCGGGCAGTTGTAGCCACGCCCGATGATTTCACCGTCCTGCACCAGCACCGCGCCCACCGGCACTTCGCCGAGGGCTGCGCCTTGGGCAGCAAGCTCCAGCGCTTCACGCATGAAATCGCGGTCACGGCTGCGGTCGATGATCGCGGCGGGGCGAATCTGGCGCATCACTTCACCTCGATGGCGGCCATCAGGCCGGTTTCCATGTGGTCGATCACGTGGCAATGGAACATCCATACCCCCGGGTTATCCGCCACCAGCGCCACTTGCGCACGCTCGTTCTTGCCCAGCAGATAGGTGTCGGTGAAGTACGGCGTGATCTTGTGCCGGTTCGACGCAATCACCTTGAAGCTCATGCCGTGCAGGTGAATCGGGTGCTGATACTGAGTCATGTTCTTCAGTTCGAAGATGTAGCTCTGGCCCAGTTTCAGGCTGGCAATCGGCCGATCGGCGCAGGTCTTGTCCGTGATGTCCCAGGCCTTGCCGTTGATCTGCCACAGGCTCGGTGGCTTGCCGTTGTCGACATTCACCGACACCGAACCGACCCATTCGAAATTGAAGTTGAGTTTCTCGGCATTCGCCAGATCCGGCTCGGCCACCGGGTTGGCGGGCAAGGCTTTCGGCCACTCGGTTGGCGCATCGTTATTGGCCACCGAGCGCAAGGTTCCCAGTCGCACCGGGCCGTTGCGCAGCGACAACTCTTCACCGGCCGGCGGCGCCTTGATCGCCAGGCAAATGCGCATGCCGGGGCCGAGCCAGTATTCCTTGCCCAGCGGCCGCGGCTCGATCGGGTTGCCGTCCAGCGCATAGATCTGCGCTTCGACGCCGGGGATGTTGATGCGATAGGTCAGGGTGTTGTCGAGGTTGAGCAAACGCACCCGGGTGATCTGCCCCGCCGGCAACTCGATCACCGGCGTTGGCACACCGTTGATGGTCGACAAGCGCCCCGCCGTACCGCCACGCGCCGCTTCACGGGGAATGCTGAACTCGACGAAATTGCCTTGCTCGTCGATGTGCCAGTTCTTCAGACTCAGGGTCTTTTCGTACTTGAAACCGGTCGGCTCGCGCTCTTCGACAATCAACGGCCCGACCAGCCCGCGCCCCAGCTCTTCGCTGCTGCTGACGTGCGGGTGATACCAGTAGCTGCCCGCGTCCGGCACGCGGAATTTGTAATCGAAGTATTCACCGGGCAGCACCGGCAATTGCGAGACGTACGGCACACCGTCCATCTCCAGCGGCAAACGGATGCCGTGCCAGTGAATGGTGGTCGCCACCGGCAGGTGGTTGATGAAACGCACCCGCAGCCACTCGCCCTGACGCACACGCAGTTCGGTGCCCGGCGCCGACGGGCCGAACGCCCAGGCCTCGGTCTTGTGCCCCGGCACCAGCTCAACGTCCAGTGGCGCCGCGATCAGCTCGTAGTCGTGGCCCGCGTCAGCATCGGCCATCTTGCCCAGCCAGTAACGTGACGCGCCTCCCGCTCCGACACCAACGACAACAAGACCGGCCAGGCCACCGAGGATTTGGCGACGGGTAAAGGACATGAACTCAACTACCTCACGTATCTGCGTCGGGCACCGGGCCCGCAAAAGGCAAATACGATACACCTGCAATTGCGAAACAGTAAGGGCAGCGCGGCGGATGGACGCAGTTGCGCCTCGCGCGTACACGATTTCAACTGCTCAAGTGACATAACTATGTAGTGCACATGCATCGAACAGCCGGGCCATCCTGTGCCACCCGTTTCTCAAGGAAAGAGAGCCCAAACACATGCCCAACCCGATGCCCAACGCCGCCGACAAGGCCGCGCTCAAGGCGATTGCCGCCACCGTCATCCAGACCTGCCCGAGCCTGCAGGACGCTGCTCGACAGGTCGCCAGCGACTTGTTGATCAAATACCAGGTCCACGGCCTCGACCCGGATCAGGTGTATTTCCACCGCTTCGACGCCTCGCAAAGCAGTTCGAATGCCTTCACCGGCTGGGAGCACGTGCACGCCACGCCCACGTCAAGCATGACCCTGACCCAGTTGGTGATTCACCGCTTTCGCGTCGCCGATCAGGACAACGCCGACCTGCTCGATGTCTATGGCGGTTTCTATACTGCCGGTCCCGACGCCCGTACCTTCGATGAACGCAATGAAGTGCGCCTGCATAGCAACGATGTGCTCAAGGACTTCTGGAGCATCGACTTCAGCGCGCTGTACGACGCTCAACTGAACGCATTCTGGAACACCAGCGGCAGCGACTTTCGTACCCTGGCCAAGTGCAACTTCCTGATCAAAGCGCTACAGGCGCGGGACAAACGTCAGCTGAGTGGCGAGGATTTCCAGTTCGTCACGCAAGCGGCGATCGGCCCGCTGACGTGGCCAGTCAGCCTGCCAATGCTGCAGACCAGCCACCCTTGCCCGGACAGTGTGCGCACGCTGGACATTGCCGGTTACGCCGCTACCAACGTCCTGCGTTTCGTCATGCCCCAGGGTCGGCAGATCCTCTACCTGCCCGGCAACAGCGATGCATTCCATGTACTGGAAAGCGCCACCGACCTGCACTTCTGGATCCTGCAGCGGATGAACACACCTGCGGCGCGCGAGACATTCCTTGCGCATTTCTCGCTGGCCGACCGGCAGCAGATCAACGCTAATCTTGGTGACCTGATGAATCGCCTGGTGGCTACGTGGGGCCGCTACGATCACTCGATGATCAATCAGGACAACCGCGCGGTCAGTGGCGACGCCTTCACCTGGCTGAGTGACTCGACCCGCACGGCGATGTTTGCCGAAGCCAGCCTGTCCCTGACCTCCAACGGTGACCTGCGCAAGAAGCTGTGGATCGGCTACCTCAGCGCCGGGGTCAAGGTTTTCGGGCCAATGGCGGTGGTCGGCTGGCCAGTCGCATTGCCGGTGATCGGCGCCAGCATTGCCAACATGGGGCTGAACATCGATCAGGCGGTCAATGGCAAAACCGCCGCCGAGCGCAAGGCCGGGATTGTCGGTGCGGTGCTCAGCGGCATCGACATGCTGTTCAACCTGCTGGCACTCAAGGGCCCGGGATCATTGGCCGAGGTCGGACCCGAGGTGGATGCCGCCGAAGCGGCGGAGATGAGCGACCTGACCGATAAAGTCGGGACGCCGATGGGTGGGCCTCAGCCGTCGATTGCCACACCCCTGATTGAAGACACCCCGCGACCGGTCATTCCGCCGAGCTGGCAAGCCAATGAGTTGCTCGACGGCATTACGCCGGTGAGCGAGCCCGGAAAATTCCAGGGCATTTATCTGCTCGATTCGA
The Pseudomonas fluorescens genome window above contains:
- a CDS encoding multicopper oxidase family protein encodes the protein MSFTRRQILGGLAGLVVVGVGAGGASRYWLGKMADADAGHDYELIAAPLDVELVPGHKTEAWAFGPSAPGTELRVRQGEWLRVRFINHLPVATTIHWHGIRLPLEMDGVPYVSQLPVLPGEYFDYKFRVPDAGSYWYHPHVSSSEELGRGLVGPLIVEEREPTGFKYEKTLSLKNWHIDEQGNFVEFSIPREAARGGTAGRLSTINGVPTPVIELPAGQITRVRLLNLDNTLTYRINIPGVEAQIYALDGNPIEPRPLGKEYWLGPGMRICLAIKAPPAGEELSLRNGPVRLGTLRSVANNDAPTEWPKALPANPVAEPDLANAEKLNFNFEWVGSVSVNVDNGKPPSLWQINGKAWDITDKTCADRPIASLKLGQSYIFELKNMTQYQHPIHLHGMSFKVIASNRHKITPYFTDTYLLGKNERAQVALVADNPGVWMFHCHVIDHMETGLMAAIEVK
- the cmoA gene encoding carboxy-S-adenosyl-L-methionine synthase CmoA translates to MAQVPDFAFNEDVVRVFPDMIKRSVPGYPTIVENLGVLAAQFAQPNSVLYDLGASLGAVTQALRRHVRTDGCRVIAVDNSAAMIERCREYLNGQDSMFQELLPVEVIEGDILALEFKPASVVALNFTLQFIAPEQRTALLSRIRQSLLPGGALILSEKLRFNDAEEHALLTDLHVAFKRANGYSELEIAQKRSAIENVMKPDSLEEHRERLLAAGFSKVVPWFQCLNFASLIALP
- the tadA gene encoding tRNA adenosine(34) deaminase TadA produces the protein MRQIRPAAIIDRSRDRDFMREALELAAQGAALGEVPVGAVLVQDGEIIGRGYNCPITTSDPSAHAEMVAIRAAAQAVSNYRLPGSTLYVTLEPCSMCAGLIVHSRIARVVYGALEPKAGVVQSQGQFFTQGFLNHRVLYEGGVLAEECGAVLTEFFRARRAKPSE
- a CDS encoding protease inhibitor I42 family protein, whose amino-acid sequence is MSATRLFVPLALSLLAACATQPKQNVTVENQSECPVQLTNGQNLIVMLPSNPTTGYRWAIQDSAGGVLHALSPEVYSSPKDSGMVGAGGFSTWRFQAFATGNGRLRLTSQQPWEPEVEPAETFDCAISVN
- the cmoB gene encoding tRNA 5-methoxyuridine(34)/uridine 5-oxyacetic acid(34) synthase CmoB, with the translated sequence MIDLSPLARRLAGTPLADWANTLQGQLDKKMEKGHGDLERWQSALDALPKLEPTEVDLLNGLKLDTDCDDETRAQMRTALMGLSPWRKGPFDLFGVHVDTEWRSDWKWSRVAPHLDLKGKRILDVGCGNGYYMWRMLGAGADSVIGVDPNWLFFCQFQAVQRYLSEPNAWHLPFPFEDLPPNLEGFDTVFSMGVFYHRRSPIEHLLALKDCLVKGGELVLETLVVEGDKHQVLVPEDRYAQMRNVWFLPSVPALELWLRRAGFTDIRCVDVSTTTVEEQRGTEWMKYQSLSDFLDPEDHSKTIEGLPAPMRAVIVARK
- a CDS encoding lysoplasmalogenase gives rise to the protein MGWLILALMGAVTFLYGVSTHAALLCLLVKPLPVLALLGWLHDAPPSDYRRWISLGLIFSVLGDVLLAWPGDLFVFGLGAFLVAHLAYLKAYLSDCKRLALLPLVLALGVGAVLLGILISSGLGPLLVPVVVYGTAISAMLWRALARLGTDVPKRSALLAAAGALAFVFSDSVIGIDRFVAPFHAAPYVIILSYWLGQWGIAASAFSVKHR
- a CDS encoding membrane-targeted effector domain-containing toxin, which gives rise to MPNPMPNAADKAALKAIAATVIQTCPSLQDAARQVASDLLIKYQVHGLDPDQVYFHRFDASQSSSNAFTGWEHVHATPTSSMTLTQLVIHRFRVADQDNADLLDVYGGFYTAGPDARTFDERNEVRLHSNDVLKDFWSIDFSALYDAQLNAFWNTSGSDFRTLAKCNFLIKALQARDKRQLSGEDFQFVTQAAIGPLTWPVSLPMLQTSHPCPDSVRTLDIAGYAATNVLRFVMPQGRQILYLPGNSDAFHVLESATDLHFWILQRMNTPAARETFLAHFSLADRQQINANLGDLMNRLVATWGRYDHSMINQDNRAVSGDAFTWLSDSTRTAMFAEASLSLTSNGDLRKKLWIGYLSAGVKVFGPMAVVGWPVALPVIGASIANMGLNIDQAVNGKTAAERKAGIVGAVLSGIDMLFNLLALKGPGSLAEVGPEVDAAEAAEMSDLTDKVGTPMGGPQPSIATPLIEDTPRPVIPPSWQANELLDGITPVSEPGKFQGIYLLDSNPSTAILMDDTAYYVRYEADINGSGHWAVIDPEHPHGFTRSIPVRLNPEGEWEAMPRAGLAGGGKPSALAGSSSRSPLTALPASQYDVPAPLKAHLEEGAAGLNDEALRDFYDSLNEFDAYRDFKVIRKRLYHDALDFFSTLRLPDRPPVPALAADATAEEIIEKILEHARGLVLGESHTAIGSKQWLIENMPLLASKQVKSLYMEHLLTDFHQAALDEFFRTGNMPQKLEAYLKALDVGNMTDPLERYTFLELVKEARKQGIHVQAIDCMASYRLNGMDLPLGNNTARQKMMNYFARLMIRADQSARGAHKWVALMGNSHSNTFDGVAGVSELEEAIGIRVEDVAEGTSRGIEVDPGRILPLGGTAHDRSALVRGDLRLQIETPWTAHTMTEFETLLPRYGMYSLKQQPNLTFIVHRSRTRELVRTVIDTDGKHFYIERPGWPSVSGKRYPSMKALLQALDDMGMQLGGWSKPL